One genomic segment of Mobula hypostoma chromosome 2, sMobHyp1.1, whole genome shotgun sequence includes these proteins:
- the LOC134357222 gene encoding mesogenin-1-like has translation MDNLLKTLLELDDGVGLINMDMISDISWKFEEDKFEPNQVLSHHSFLPASSFELFSPSPSRHPESRNGVPVGTHFMQSSPQIWATDSKGKSSRRLQELPKAKVSGKRRMKASEREKLRMRRLAHALHTLRSFLPPIYSQGGQTLTKIQTLHCAIQYISELSMLLAQGRRNNPGHGM, from the coding sequence ATGGACAATCTTCTGAAAACCCTGCTGGAATTGGATGATGGTGTGGGACTCATTAATATGGATATGATTTCTGATATCAGCTGGAAATTTGAAGAGGACAAGTTTGAACCGAATCAGGTTCTATCGCATCACAGTTTCTTACCAGCATCATCCTTTGAGCTGTTCTCTCCTTCTCCATCTCGTCATCCAGAGTCTAGAAACGGCGTACCTGTGGGCACTCACTTCATGCAATCCTCGCCACAAATATGGGCCACTGATTCGAAGGGAAAATCATCTCGCAGGCTCCAAGAACTGCCCAAAGCAAAGGTGTCAGGTAAACGCCGGATgaaagcgagcgagagagaaaaactgagaaTGAGGAGGCTTGCTCATGCTCTTCACACACTGCGGAGTTTTCTGCCACCCATTTACAGCCAAGGAGGCCAAACTCTCACCAAAATCCAGACTTTACACTGTGCCATCCAATACATTTCTGAGCTTTCCATGTTGCTAGCACAAGGAAGACGTAATAATCCAGGACATGGCATGTGA